In a genomic window of Babylonia areolata isolate BAREFJ2019XMU chromosome 3, ASM4173473v1, whole genome shotgun sequence:
- the LOC143280518 gene encoding uncharacterized protein LOC143280518 yields MMEAPKIEVTDISPSDDPALCRHEADTDLWPEVFHDGGDDSLQDQRTLTQQLHDQSLGPSSSPSPHSQASSPQRRPCSRRSERGGPGKSPSPSRASPRRRSPVPYSPVRQHHRPCSPGLLDNDCYDLALGSARGSPIPRLVDGSRALSLTSQEIMCVSFSDPFSSSSSSHSTFRDAENVHGVPVQHRSLQAEVGQMLEMGSQDLGDADLMADIHGETSWLDTACLPPDDSCLEDTLALLEEGGFPGAHGVGEDQVVQDEGDLFLYEADEEKPPSKNQRRLTHADSGHFLAAACPDPASFYDAEVTGQGFCEEMHSTTNGTEPFDWNSNCSQQEGQVAGAGNQERFLDTPDWDSEEEMEKEVMNFQTSGPGEAEACDMAEPSWGSGFNEIISASQSSSVCTLTSAALNAGAGAGAGASAGAADTASAAQQGHEGEVSNSHLCREKEELYQQYASGFHCSSPEAQCVMEGLTLDDPSWSSVEERKNVPASSYSFVSPKAVAELASLLDAEEEGESNDSTDMSILQHFSNDYDSSSGIFPYGVTPFSWYTASEDLGNLPSSLSAAGADSSDPHHHQASRTPEDFSLPRLVGSPPLHFPHCHNVALIHGSLSNPYNPHLPTPPIILTFPDSYKDDLDPTSALCRDPPPPPPAFQQSSAGQPAPVTFSSRQGPVGGFHQQGGDICKSTSCPNLAQSEDGYFQRPHYNTQPPWNHPHHHPHHHHPHQYNDTTSAYHSHGGAHGFRDGFHVIGSQPVLNSSSDYHHTQSSSACFGTPASAGNGSSRAAVIDRLRQVVQRRLSGSLGSLETRLHVE; encoded by the coding sequence ATGATGGAGGCTCCCAAGATAGAGGTGACGGACATCAGCCCGTCGGATGACCCCGCCCTGTGCCGCCATGAAGCAGACACCGACCTCTGGCCGGAAGTGTTCCACGATGGAGGGGATGACTCTCTGCAGGACCAGAGGACCCTCACTCAGCAGCTGCACGACCAGTCCCtgggcccctcctcctccccctccccccacagccaGGCCAGCAGTCCCCAGAGAAGGCCCTGCTCCAGACGCTCGGAGCGCGGCGGGCCCGGTAAAAGCCCCTCCCCTTCCCGCGCCAGCCCCAGACGTCGGTCCCCGGTGCCCTACTCCCCGGTCCGTCAGCACCACCGACCCTGCAGCCCAGGGCTGCTGGACAACGACTGCTACGACCTGGCCCTGGGCTCTGCGCGGGGCTCTCCCATCCCAAGACTGGTGGACGGGTCCCGCGCTCTGTCCTTGACCTCCCAGGAGATCATGTGCGTCAGTTTTTCAgaccctttctcctcctcctcttcctcgcacTCGACCTTCCGCGACGCTGAGAACGTCCATGGCGTTCCCGTTCAGCACCGAAGCCTTCAGGCAGAGGTCGGGCAGATGCTGGAGATGGGCAGCCAAGACCTGGGTGACGCGGACCTCATGGCGGACATCCACGGGGAGACGTCCTGGCTGGACACCGCCTGTCTGCCTCCCGACGACAGCTGTCTGGAGGACACACTAGCGCTGCTGGAGGAAGGAGGCTTTCCGGGCGCTCACGGCGTTGGGGAGGATCAGGTGGTCCAGGATGAAGGGGACCTCTTCCTGTATGAAGCGGACGAGGAGAAGCCACCCAGCAAGAACCAGCGCCGTCTGACCCACGCGGACAGTGGTCACTTCCTGGCTGCAGCGTGTCCCGACCCTGCCAGTTTTTACGACGCTGAAGTTACGGGTCAGGGCTTTTGCGAGGAGATGCACTCGACGACCAATGGGACAGAACCTTTTGACTGGAACAGCAACTGTTCTCAGCAGGAGGGTCAGGTTGCAGGTGCTGGAAACCAGGAGCGTTTTCTGGACACCCCGGACTGGGACAgcgaggaggagatggagaaggaagtgATGAACTTTCAGACCAGTGGTCCTGGCGAGGCCGAGGCTTGTGACATGGCTGAGCCGTCCTGGGGATCTGGCTTCAATGAAATTATCTCAGCATCCCAGTCTTCGTCTGTCTGCACCCTCACCTCAGCAGCGCTGAacgctggggctggggctggtgcTGGTGCTAGTGCTGGTGCTGCTGACACAGCCTCTGCAGCTCAGCAAGGTCATGAAGGAGAGGTGTCAAACAGTCACCTctgcagagaaaaagaagaactctACCAGCAGTATGCGTCTGGCTTTCACTGCTCTTCCCCTGAGGCGCAATGCGTGATGGAGGGGCTGACTTTGGACGACCCTTCATGGAGTTCTGTTGAAGAGAGGAAAAACGTCCCAGCTTCCAGTTACTCCTTTGTTTCCCCCAAAGCCGTCGCGGAACTGGCATCACTGCTCGACGCTGAGGAGGAAGGCGAATCCAACGACAGCACTGATATGAGCATTCTACAACACTTCTCAAACGACTACGACAGCTCTTCTGGCATCTTTCCGTACGGCGTGACCCCCTTCTCCTGGTACACTGCCTCAGAAGACCTTGGGAACCTCCCGTCTTCACTGTCTGCAGCTGGTGCTGACAGTTCtgaccctcaccaccaccaggcCAGCAGGACCCCCGAAGACTTCAGCCTCCCCCGCCTGGTGGGCagtccccccctccacttcccccactGTCACAACGTGGCGCTGATCCATGGCTCCCTGTCCAACCCCtacaacccccaccttcccaccccacccatcatcCTCACCTTCCCCGACAGCTACAAAGACGACCTTGACCCGACCTCTGCCCTCTGTCgagacccccctccaccaccacccgccttTCAGCAGTCCTCAGCCGGTCAGCCCGCCCCAGTGACGTTCAGCTCCAGACAAGGACCCGTGGGAGGGTTCCATCAACAGGGGGGTGATATCTGTAAGAGCACGAGTTGCCCCAACCTCGCACAGTCCGAAGACGGTTACTTCCAAAGGCCTCACTACAACACACAGCCACCGTGgaaccaccctcatcaccaccctcaccaccaccaccctcaccagtaCAACGACACGACCAGCGCCTACCACTCTCACGGCGGAGCTCACGGGTTCAGGGACGGTTTCCACGTCATAGGAAGTCAGCCTGTGTTGAACAGCTCCTCGGACTATCACCACACGCAGTCTTCGTCAGCCTGTTTCGGCACGCCCGCGTCAGCGGGCAACGGTAGCTCCAGGGCAGCTGTGATCGACCGACTGCGGCAAGTGGTGCAAAGACGGCTGTCCGGGTCGCTGGGCTCTCTGGAGACACGGCTTCATGTGGAATGA